The sequence CGGGCGCGGGGTGTTGGCGCGGGTAATCGGCATAGCCGCGGGCGTCGCCGCCGAACAGCGTGCCGGGGTCGAAATCGGCCAGCGCGGTGCCGTGGGCGAGCCGGGCCGGCAGATCCGGGTTGGCGATGAAGGGGCGACCAAAGGCCACGGCGTCGGCCAGTCCCGCGGCCAGCACGGCCTGGGCCCGGTCGGCGTCGTAGCGGCCGGCGACGATCAGCGTGCCGTCGAAGCGTGCGCGCAGGGCGTGGCGAAAATCGTCGGGAATCTGCGGTGCGTCGTCCCAGTCCGCTTCGGACAGGTGCAGGTAGCCCACGCCCAGCGCGTCGAGCCGGGCTGCTGCGGCCAGGATGGTGTCGATGATCTCGGGGCAGGCCATGCCGCGCGCCGTGATGAAGGGCGCCAGCCGTACGCCGGTGCGGGCCGCTCCGGTTTCGGCGACGACGGCCTGCACGACCTCGTCGAGAAAGCGCAGGCGATTGTCGGTGCTGCCGCCGTAGGCGTCGCGGCGGTGGTTTGAGGTGGTGCGCAGAAACTGGTCGATCAGATAGCCGTTGGCGCCGTGGATTTCCACGCCGTCGAAGCCGGCGGCCATGGCGTTGCCCGCCGCGCGCCGGTAGTCCTCGACGATGTCGGCAATCTCCGCCGTCTCCAGTGCGCGTGGCGTGGGGCAATCGACCATGCGGCCGGTACTGTCGCTGCCCACCACCCACACCTGGGCGTCGGGCGCCAGCGCCGAGGGCGCCACCGGCAGCGCGCCGTCGTGGAAAACCGGGTGCGACATCCGTCCTACATGCCACAGTTGCAGCACCATGCGCCCGCCCGCGCCATGCACCGCTTCGGTCACTTTCCGCCAGCCGTTGATCTGCGCCGCGCTGTGGATGCCGGGCGTGTGGCTGTAGCCCTGGCCCTGCGGCGAAATCTGCGTTGCCTCGCTGACGATCAGGCCGGCGCCCGCGCGCTGGGCGTAGTAGGCGGCCATCAGTGCGGTCGGCACATTGCCCGGCTGGGCGGCACGGCTGCGGGTCATTGGTGCCATCACGATGCGATTGGGCAGGGCGAGGCCGCGGCGAGCGAGCGGGGCAAACAGGGCGGGGGCAGGCATTGGCAGAATCCTCGGTCGGGGTCACGGTTGCGCTGCAGTGACAGCGAGGCATCATCATCGGCTTTTTATCTGGTTTGAAAAACCGCCCCGTGATTGATCCACTTGATATTAATATTTGAAAATGAAGACGCTTCAAGACCTGGAACTCTTTGTCCGCACGGCCGAGCTCGGCAGCCTGTCGGCCGCCGCACGCCGGCTCGAGCTCACCCCGGCGGCGGCCAGCGCGGCGCTCAAGCGGCTGGAGGCCGCGCTGCAGGCGCCCCTGTTCGTGCGCTCGACCCGCAGCCTGCGGCTGACCGCCGAGGGCGAGGTGTTCGTGCAGCACTGCCGCCAGGCGCTGGAGCTTCTCGCAGAGGGGCGTGCGGCGGTGACCTCGGGGCGTGCCGTGGTGCGCGGGGTGCTGCAGCTGTCGCTGCCCTCGGACCTCGGCCGCAATGTGCTGTTGCCCTGGCTCGACGCCTTTCAGCAGCACCACCCGGCAGTGGCGCTGCGCCTGCAGCTGTCGGACCGCCTGGCCGATGTCTATCGCCAGCCGGTCGACCTGACCATCCGCTACGGCACCCTGCCCGACTCCAGCCTGGTCGCCCTGCCGCTGGTGCCCGGCAACCGGCGCGTGCTGTGCGCCTCGCCGGACTACCTGGCGCGGGCCGGGGTGCCGGCATCGCCCGCCGAGCTGGTGGGCCACAACTGCCTGTGCTTCATGCTGGGCGAGGCGGTGCACGACCGCTGGCGCTTCTTTCGCGACGGGCAGGAGCAGTCGGTCGCGGTGCGGGGCGACCGGGTCTCCGATGACGGCGATGTGGTGCGCCGCTGGGCGCTGGCCGGCCATGGCCTGGCCTACAAATCCCGCCTCGACGTGCACGCCGACCTGCAGGCCGGCCGGTTGGTGGCGGTGTGTGCTGACTGGCAGGGCGAGCTGGCGCCGCTCAACCTGCTGTGTGCCGACCGCCGCCAGCTGAGCCCGGCGGTGCAACAACTGCGGGACTTCCTGACCCCGCGGCTGACGGCCTTGTGAGCCCGGGCGGCCGTTCGACATGCGGGCGTGCCGCGCATCGGCAAGCGCTGATATGCTGAGGCGTGGGCCGGCCGTCGCCGGCGACGCTGTTGAGATCATGCAGTTCGACCACTCGCAGGGGGAGTCATGACGCAAGATACGGACAGAATTGCACGCGAAGTCGAAGACGCCGTGGCCGACGATGTGGCCGGCGTGTCGGCCCGGGTGCGGCAGATCACGCTCAAGGTCCTGTCGGAGGGGCAACTCGACAGCGCCGCCCTCAAGTCGGTGATGGACGCGGTGGTGCGCGGGGCGAAGACGGGCGTTGAACGCCCGGACCCGCGTAACACCGACGCCCTGCGCGAGGCCATGCACGGCCTCGACCAGGCGCTGGCCTCGGCCGCCGAGGCCACCGGTCTGGCAGTACAGGAGGCGGCCAGCCGCAGCAGCGAGTTCTCGAAGCAGAGCCTCAAGCAGTCGCTGAACGATCTGGGCTCGCTCGAGAAGCTGTTTATCGAGACGCTCGGGGACGCGGCCCGCCAGTCCTCCGGCCATGTGCGCGACACGCTGCACGGCCTCATCGAGCATGCCCGCCACAGCGGTACCGCCGTGGGCGGCCGGGTGCAGGGGGCGCTGTCGCAATTGGCCCAGGCGATGACCGACATGACGCAGGAGCAGATGCAGGCCGGCGCCAATACGCTGCGGCAGCAGGGCGCGCTGCTGGCGGGCATTGCCGCCGGCTTCCTGAAGGGCGTGGCCGACCGCCTGCAGCCGCCCGACACAACAGACCGCGACGCCTGATGTTCTGGCAAGCGGTGGGCGCGGCGCGCGACCTGTCGCGCGCCCAGGACATTGCCGGCGTTTTGATCCGCTACGGCTTTGGCGACCTGGTGCGCCGGCTCGGCATGGCCGACGCGCTGAGCAAGGCCGGCAAGGTGCTGCACTGGCAGGTGCCCGACGAGCTGGCCCGCCTCGAGCCACCGGCGCGGGCCCGCCGCGCGCTCGAAGACCTCGGCCCCACCTTCGTCAAGCTCGGCCAGATCCTCGCCACCCGGGTGGACCTGTTCGCCCCGGAGTGGATCGACGAACTGAGCAAGCTGCAGGACGCCGCCCCCGCCGTGCCCTTCGAGGCGGTGCGCGCGCAGCTCACCGAAGACCTGGGCGAGCCGCCCGAAGCGGCTTTTGCCACGCTCCACACCGAACCGCTGGCCGCCGCCTCGCTGGCGCAGGTGTATCGCGCCACCTTGCACGATGGCCGCGAGGTGGTGCTCAAGGTGCGTCGCCCGGGCATCCGCCCGACGGTCGAGGCCGATCTGCGGCTGCTGACCCGGCTGGCCGAGATCATCGACGCCGACATGCCCGAGCTGCACCGCTATCACCCGCAGGCGGTGGTGCGCGAGTTTGCGGTGTCGCTGCGTCGCGAGCTCGACTTCGCCGCCGAGGGCCGCAGCGCCGAGCGCATCCGGGCGCACTTTGCCGGGCACGAGGACATCGTGATCCCGGCCATCCACTGGCAGTGGAGCGGCGAGCGGCTCAATGTGCAGGACTACATCGCCGGTATTCCGGGGCGCAACCTGGCCGCGGTCGACGCCACCGGGCTGGACCGCCGGCAGCTGGCACGGCGCGGTGCCGAGGCGGTGCTGAAGATGACGCTGGAGGACGGCTTCTTCCATGCCGACCCGCACCCGGGCAACGTCTTCTACCTGCCGGGCAACCGCATTGCCTTCATCGACTTCGGCATGGTCGGGCGGCTGTCGGAGTCGCGTCGCTACGAGGTGGCGAGCTTGATGCACGGTCTGGTGACGGGCGACTCGGAGACCGTGGCGGCCATTTTGCTCGACTGGCGCGATGGCGAGGACCTGGGCGCCGACGCCGACCCGACGCGTCTGCGTAACGAAATCGACACCTTCGTCGACCAGTACAAGGGCGTGCCGCTCAAGCGCCTCAGCCTGAGCGGCATGCTGGCCGATCTGGTGGCCATCCTGCGCGATAACCGACTGACGCTGCCGGCCGATCTGGCGCTGCTGATCAAGGCCTTCATCTCGCTCGAAGGCATGGGCCGGCAGCTCGACCCGGACTTCGACATGGCGAGCGAAGCGGCCCCCTACCTCGAACGCACCATGATTGCCCACCAGTCGCCGGCGGCGCTGGCCCGACGCGGCTGGCGCGCGGCGCGCGGCGCGGCCGACCTGATCGCCGGCCTGCCGCAGGACCTCAGCCAGTTGTTGCGCGCGGCCAAGCGCGGCAAGCTGCGGGTGGAGGTCGAGGTGCTGCCGCTCAAGCATTTCGGCGATCGCATCGACCGTGCGGTGAGCCGGCTGACTATCGGCATCGTTACCGCGGCGCTGATCATCGGCACCTCGATCGTCATGACCGTGGCCGGCGAAGGCCTGCTGGCCGGGCTGTCGACCTATGTCCTGCTCGGCTTTCTCGGTGCGGTGGTCGGTGGTGTGTGGCTGCTGCTGTCGATCCGGCGCAGCAACAAGGAGTAAGCGCCGACGACTGGCAAAAAAGAACCCGGCACGCAGGCCGGGTTCGCTGACAGGGCGCGGGACCGCTTACACCGCCAGTCCGGTCGCCTCATCGACTCCGAGCATCAGGTTCATGCACTGGATGGCGGCACCCGAGGCGCCCTTGCCGAGGTTGTCGAAGCGCGCCGCGAGCAGAATCTGTTCGCCATGGCCGAAGACGAAGATCTCGGCGCGGTTGGTGTCATTGCAGGCGGTGGCCGGCAGGAAACCGTTGTCGAGCAGCGGCGTGGCGTCGGCCGGCATGACCTTGATGAAGGTCTCGCCCGCGTAGTACTCGGCAAAGAAGTGCTGCAGGTCGGCCGCGGCCACCGGTTTGCCAAGCAGGCGCGGCAGCAGCGGCACGGCCACCACCATGCCTTGCGCGAAGTTGCCCACGATCGGGGTGAACAGCGGCTTGTTGGCCAGGCCGGTGAGGGTCTGCATTTCGGGCAGGTGCTTGTGCGCTAGGCCCAGCGCGTAGAAGCGCGGGCTCTTCATGGCGTCGCCCAGCGTGCCGGCGTCTTCGTAGCTGGCGATCATTTCCTTGCCGCCGCCGCTGTAACCGGTAATCGAGTATGTGGTGGCCGGGTAGTCGGCGGGCACGATGCCGGCGGCCACCAGCGGGTGCATGAGCATGATGAAGCCGCTGGCGTGGCAGCCGGGCACGGCCACCTTCTGTGCGGTGCGCACGCGTTCGCGGTGGCGCGGGTTCAGCTCCGGCAGGCCATAGACCCAGTCCGGATTCGTGCGGTGGGCGGTGCTGGCGTCGAGGAAGCGGGTGCGGGTGTTGCCCGGCGCGAGCAGCGACACCGACTCTTTCGAGGCCGCGTCGGGCAGGCACAGGAAGACCACGTCGGCGCGGTTGATGTACTCGGCCTTGACGGCGGCGTCCTTGCGCTGGGCGTCGGGAATGGTCAGCACCTCGACGTCGTCGCGCAGGGCGAGGCGCTCGTCGATTTTCAGGCCGGTGGTGCCGTGACGGCCGTCGATGAATACCTTGTAAGTCATGGCAGAGCTCCGCTGCTGGCGTGGATGCAAAGCCTCATTCTAGCCCGGATGGCCGTGCCGCCGAACCGGGGCGTGCTCAGGGCAGCACGAAGAAGCGGTAGCGGTGCGGCAGGCCGGGGCGCAGGGTGATGTCGCCGCCGCCGGTGCGCACGGCCAGCGCCGGGTCGCGGGTGAACACCTGCACGGTGGCCGAGGGGCGGGCGAGCAGGCGGTCGGCGTCGCAGCGCGCCACGCCGCCGGCCACCTGCACCTCGGCACACTGGGCAAGCCAGGCCGGCCCGTCGATGGGCGGTGGTGCGGTGCGGGTCGCAGGAGCCGGGGCCGGTGGCGTCGGGGCGGCGGTCGGTGCCGGTGTGACGGGTGGCGGTGCCGCCGGTGTGGCGGGGAGCGGCTTGCGTGCCGCCCGGGCCGTGGGTCTGGCCGGCGCCGGGGGCGTGTCGGCGACGGTGTCGGGGACGGTCGTCGGCTCGGCCGTTGTCGGCAGCCTGGCCTTGACCGTATCGACCGCCTCCTGCAGTGAGGCGCAGCCGCTGACCGCGACCACCGCCAGCAGCGCGAGCATCCGGCGGGCGCAGTGGCGGGGGTGGGTGGCATGGCGTGGGCGTGGGGGCATGTCTTTGGTCTACGGCGGGAGGTCGCCGGATTTTAATCGCCTGCCGGTCCATTGTGGCGGCCTGTTGTCCCGCCGACCCGGTGTTTTGGTGCCGGGTGGGTGGCGGCGACATCCCCCGGCGCGGGGGCTCAGTCGAGCGATGCGGCGGTTGCGCGGCCGCGGCCGGTGGCTTCGTCGTAGGCGCGCTCGCGCGCGCGGGTCTGATCGATGATGGCGTTGCCGCGGCGGTTGGCGGCGGCCGACAGGCCGTCGCAGTCGGGGTGCGGCGGGACGGCCATCAGGGCCTGCTCGATCTCGCGGGCCGCCTGGACGGCCAGATCGGCATGGCCTTGCTCATGGGCGCGCAGCGCCGCCAGGTAGTCGGTATAGCGCTGGCGCAGCGCTGAGCGGCGGGGCAGGCGGACGGCGTCGGGGAGGGTGTGCTCGATGTCGACTTCGGTGCTGACGCGCTGCATGCGGCACAGCCCGTTGTCGGCGCGCCAGAAGCTGCGCCAGCGGACCGACCAGCGGGTGAGGCTGTGGCCGCCATGGATGCGTATTGGCGAGGCCGCGGTGAGCGCCTCATGCAGATCGGTAGCATCGGCCAGATCGACCGGGTAGCCCATCTGGCTGATGCTGACCGGCAGCCGTGCGAGCGCCGGCGTGCTGGCCAGCAGGCAGAGCAGGGCGCAGAGCGCCCGGGCGTGAGCAATCATCAACGTCGGTTCCTCCCGCAGCGACAGCTCGCCTGCCATGCTACCCGAGCCGGGTGTGTTCGGCCACTGTGCCCCGGGCGTGATGTTGCTGTCGGTCGTTTCGCCGTTGCGGTTGGCCGGTGCTCGCCCGCAGGCCAGATGTCCATTGCCCCTAGCCGTCTTCCGGCGTGTGGCAGCGGTCGGCC comes from Denitromonas sp. and encodes:
- the argC gene encoding N-acetyl-gamma-glutamyl-phosphate reductase translates to MTYKVFIDGRHGTTGLKIDERLALRDDVEVLTIPDAQRKDAAVKAEYINRADVVFLCLPDAASKESVSLLAPGNTRTRFLDASTAHRTNPDWVYGLPELNPRHRERVRTAQKVAVPGCHASGFIMLMHPLVAAGIVPADYPATTYSITGYSGGGKEMIASYEDAGTLGDAMKSPRFYALGLAHKHLPEMQTLTGLANKPLFTPIVGNFAQGMVVAVPLLPRLLGKPVAAADLQHFFAEYYAGETFIKVMPADATPLLDNGFLPATACNDTNRAEIFVFGHGEQILLAARFDNLGKGASGAAIQCMNLMLGVDEATGLAV
- a CDS encoding DUF922 domain-containing protein; this encodes MIAHARALCALLCLLASTPALARLPVSISQMGYPVDLADATDLHEALTAASPIRIHGGHSLTRWSVRWRSFWRADNGLCRMQRVSTEVDIEHTLPDAVRLPRRSALRQRYTDYLAALRAHEQGHADLAVQAAREIEQALMAVPPHPDCDGLSAAANRRGNAIIDQTRARERAYDEATGRGRATAASLD
- a CDS encoding LysR family transcriptional regulator encodes the protein MKTLQDLELFVRTAELGSLSAAARRLELTPAAASAALKRLEAALQAPLFVRSTRSLRLTAEGEVFVQHCRQALELLAEGRAAVTSGRAVVRGVLQLSLPSDLGRNVLLPWLDAFQQHHPAVALRLQLSDRLADVYRQPVDLTIRYGTLPDSSLVALPLVPGNRRVLCASPDYLARAGVPASPAELVGHNCLCFMLGEAVHDRWRFFRDGQEQSVAVRGDRVSDDGDVVRRWALAGHGLAYKSRLDVHADLQAGRLVAVCADWQGELAPLNLLCADRRQLSPAVQQLRDFLTPRLTAL
- a CDS encoding alkene reductase, which encodes MPAPALFAPLARRGLALPNRIVMAPMTRSRAAQPGNVPTALMAAYYAQRAGAGLIVSEATQISPQGQGYSHTPGIHSAAQINGWRKVTEAVHGAGGRMVLQLWHVGRMSHPVFHDGALPVAPSALAPDAQVWVVGSDSTGRMVDCPTPRALETAEIADIVEDYRRAAGNAMAAGFDGVEIHGANGYLIDQFLRTTSNHRRDAYGGSTDNRLRFLDEVVQAVVAETGAARTGVRLAPFITARGMACPEIIDTILAAAARLDALGVGYLHLSEADWDDAPQIPDDFRHALRARFDGTLIVAGRYDADRAQAVLAAGLADAVAFGRPFIANPDLPARLAHGTALADFDPGTLFGGDARGYADYPRQHPAPATAAGA
- a CDS encoding ABC1 kinase family protein, whose protein sequence is MFWQAVGAARDLSRAQDIAGVLIRYGFGDLVRRLGMADALSKAGKVLHWQVPDELARLEPPARARRALEDLGPTFVKLGQILATRVDLFAPEWIDELSKLQDAAPAVPFEAVRAQLTEDLGEPPEAAFATLHTEPLAAASLAQVYRATLHDGREVVLKVRRPGIRPTVEADLRLLTRLAEIIDADMPELHRYHPQAVVREFAVSLRRELDFAAEGRSAERIRAHFAGHEDIVIPAIHWQWSGERLNVQDYIAGIPGRNLAAVDATGLDRRQLARRGAEAVLKMTLEDGFFHADPHPGNVFYLPGNRIAFIDFGMVGRLSESRRYEVASLMHGLVTGDSETVAAILLDWRDGEDLGADADPTRLRNEIDTFVDQYKGVPLKRLSLSGMLADLVAILRDNRLTLPADLALLIKAFISLEGMGRQLDPDFDMASEAAPYLERTMIAHQSPAALARRGWRAARGAADLIAGLPQDLSQLLRAAKRGKLRVEVEVLPLKHFGDRIDRAVSRLTIGIVTAALIIGTSIVMTVAGEGLLAGLSTYVLLGFLGAVVGGVWLLLSIRRSNKE
- a CDS encoding DUF6781 family protein gives rise to the protein MTQDTDRIAREVEDAVADDVAGVSARVRQITLKVLSEGQLDSAALKSVMDAVVRGAKTGVERPDPRNTDALREAMHGLDQALASAAEATGLAVQEAASRSSEFSKQSLKQSLNDLGSLEKLFIETLGDAARQSSGHVRDTLHGLIEHARHSGTAVGGRVQGALSQLAQAMTDMTQEQMQAGANTLRQQGALLAGIAAGFLKGVADRLQPPDTTDRDA